In Liquorilactobacillus nagelii DSM 13675, the following proteins share a genomic window:
- a CDS encoding restriction endonuclease, giving the protein MKKILKKLFFWVLTVVFSILLIFSFILYIAKPKEPYPLFFLIIFFTGLIFCLKQLGFRITETSQKYYDKIRLRVFSSRLKNNMKELISKQNKRADILTGIAEKHEKHILISELLIVLKYRSVVLKKDLLIMDKNKTLSEIKRQNKEVLEDVNLDREKAHKLDEKIILKKSELKELNNNICLSKEKYRLEQIEMRNTIDSLNKEINNKERHISNLEQIFIDMDLSSIKEMNGLEFEYYIARLLSFAGYSNIKRTQDSNDQGLDVIAEKNNLKYGIQCKLYSTPVGNSAVQQAIAGTQYYGLDRAVVITNSTFTDSAITLALKTNVSLINNYGLYEIIKKAVFQYEYVPYKYKQIEII; this is encoded by the coding sequence ATGAAGAAAATATTAAAGAAACTTTTTTTCTGGGTTCTTACAGTTGTTTTTTCAATATTACTGATATTTTCTTTTATACTATATATAGCTAAGCCTAAAGAACCTTATCCACTTTTCTTCTTAATAATTTTTTTCACTGGTCTAATTTTTTGTTTAAAACAATTGGGCTTCCGTATAACTGAAACCTCACAAAAATATTATGATAAAATTAGATTAAGAGTTTTTTCATCTCGTCTAAAGAATAATATGAAAGAACTAATTTCTAAGCAAAACAAAAGAGCGGACATATTAACCGGAATAGCTGAAAAGCATGAAAAACATATTCTGATTTCTGAATTGCTGATAGTTCTTAAATATAGATCCGTAGTTCTAAAAAAAGACTTGCTTATTATGGATAAGAACAAAACTCTCAGTGAAATTAAAAGGCAAAACAAAGAAGTGCTAGAAGATGTAAATTTGGATAGAGAGAAGGCCCACAAATTAGATGAAAAAATCATTTTAAAGAAATCTGAATTAAAAGAATTAAACAACAATATCTGTTTGTCAAAGGAAAAATACAGGCTTGAACAAATTGAAATGAGAAACACTATCGATTCTCTTAATAAAGAAATCAATAACAAGGAAAGACACATTAGCAACCTTGAACAAATTTTTATCGATATGGATCTATCTAGCATCAAAGAAATGAATGGATTAGAATTTGAATACTACATAGCACGCCTGTTAAGTTTTGCTGGATACAGTAATATAAAAAGAACGCAAGATTCTAACGATCAAGGACTTGATGTCATTGCTGAAAAAAATAATTTAAAATACGGAATCCAATGCAAATTATATTCCACACCTGTTGGCAATAGTGCAGTTCAACAGGCAATCGCCGGAACACAATATTATGGTCTAGATAGAGCAGTTGTTATTACTAACAGCACTTTTACTGATTCTGCAATAACATTAGCTTTAAAAACAAATGTCTCACTAATTAACAATTATGGGCTGTATGAAATAATCAAAAAGGCTGTTTTTCAATATGAATACGTTCCATATAAATATAAACAAATTGAAATAATTTAA
- a CDS encoding tyrosine-type recombinase/integrase, with amino-acid sequence MASFRKLKSGWKVTISQRDNNGKLQQTSKSGFLTKSEARLYAAKIEAKKSGVISAKKDIELSKYFDYWYKTYKENKVTESTLRHYVLTSKIIKKYFGIKRIQKITREDYQSFLNWYGANHAKETIAKINGYVRACAKNAILDDIITKDFTQRTELKFNQQNSMKVEYLNVKEINMLINAAKYKLDTRYTSRYMILTAIYTGMRLGEIMALTWEDIDFKHKTISINKSYDYHSHKTKTTKTTSSNRTISVNNDLLNCLSQLKKNGMDNVFRNNQNTVPSSNAVNKKLRELFKQCNIKKEGFHFHSLRHSHVAYLLFKGIDLYAISKRLGHSNMMITAKKYAYLIDEYKARNDNKIEHLMDNLGQQQDNKVIFYNGF; translated from the coding sequence ATGGCAAGTTTTAGGAAACTTAAGTCTGGTTGGAAAGTTACAATTTCACAACGTGATAATAATGGAAAATTGCAACAAACATCAAAAAGTGGTTTCTTAACCAAATCGGAAGCGCGGTTATATGCTGCTAAAATTGAAGCAAAAAAGTCAGGCGTTATTTCCGCTAAAAAGGATATTGAACTTTCAAAATATTTTGATTATTGGTATAAAACGTATAAGGAAAACAAAGTAACAGAATCTACGCTTCGGCATTATGTGCTTACCAGCAAAATTATAAAAAAATACTTTGGAATTAAAAGGATTCAAAAAATAACCCGTGAAGATTATCAATCTTTTTTGAATTGGTATGGAGCTAATCATGCTAAAGAAACAATTGCAAAAATAAATGGTTATGTTCGTGCTTGTGCAAAAAATGCAATTTTAGATGATATTATTACAAAAGATTTCACTCAAAGGACTGAGCTTAAGTTTAATCAGCAGAATTCTATGAAGGTTGAATATCTAAATGTTAAAGAAATAAATATGCTAATAAATGCAGCTAAATATAAGCTGGATACGAGATACACTAGCCGCTATATGATTCTAACTGCCATCTATACAGGAATGCGCCTAGGAGAAATAATGGCTTTAACTTGGGAAGATATTGATTTTAAACACAAGACAATTTCGATAAATAAATCTTATGATTATCACAGTCACAAGACTAAGACAACAAAGACAACAAGTTCAAATAGAACTATTAGTGTAAATAATGATTTACTCAACTGCTTATCACAGCTGAAGAAAAATGGAATGGACAATGTATTTCGCAACAATCAAAACACTGTCCCTAGTTCCAATGCTGTTAATAAAAAACTTAGAGAGCTATTTAAACAGTGCAATATAAAAAAGGAAGGCTTTCATTTTCATTCACTACGTCACTCTCATGTTGCTTACTTGCTATTTAAAGGTATTGATCTATATGCAATTAGCAAACGTCTTGGTCATTCAAATATGATGATTACAGCAAAAAAATATGCCTATCTCATTGATGAGTATAAAGCTCGTAATGACAATAAGATAGAACATTTAATGGACAACTTAGGACAACAGCAAGACAACAAAGTTATATTTTATAACGGCTTTTAA
- a CDS encoding LexA family protein, with protein MSDLGNKRVLSDNIKRFMKQHGTERSKMAADLNVKYTTLTDWINGNSYPRIGSIEKMADYFNVEKSDLIERKPDNVIPITKTVKIPLLGEIACGDPILAEENIEEYIDEPVNYLPSGKCFYLKAKGDSMKPTIPSGSKVLIRQQPDVEDDEIAAVLMTETNEATLKRIKRSNGTMFLMPDNPEFTPIIVGKDNPVRILGKAFRVVTDL; from the coding sequence ATGAGCGATTTAGGAAATAAAAGGGTTCTATCTGATAATATTAAAAGGTTTATGAAACAGCACGGAACCGAGAGATCAAAAATGGCTGCTGATTTAAACGTTAAATATACAACCTTAACTGATTGGATAAACGGAAATTCCTATCCAAGGATTGGTAGTATTGAAAAAATGGCAGATTATTTTAACGTTGAAAAATCTGATTTAATTGAGAGAAAACCTGATAATGTCATACCAATTACTAAAACGGTTAAGATCCCACTGCTAGGCGAAATTGCTTGTGGTGATCCAATTTTAGCTGAGGAAAATATTGAAGAATATATAGATGAACCGGTTAATTATCTACCCAGCGGAAAATGCTTCTACTTAAAGGCTAAAGGTGATTCAATGAAACCTACTATCCCAAGCGGGTCAAAAGTTCTAATCCGTCAACAGCCAGATGTAGAAGATGATGAGATAGCAGCTGTTCTGATGACTGAAACAAATGAAGCCACGCTAAAGAGAATTAAGCGGTCAAATGGGACGATGTTCTTAATGCCGGATAATCCAGAGTTCACACCAATTATTGTTGGCAAAGATAACCCAGTTAGAATATTAGGAAAAGCGTTTAGAGTGGTTACTGATTTATAG